The following DNA comes from Candidatus Methylacidiphilum fumarolicum.
ATTGTCTTTGTCCAAATTGTGTTCGCGCCCGGATGGAAATCAAGGAAAAGAAAGAGGTTTTTTCCTTTAGAAGAACCCAATCCTCTATAGCCGTTCGGATGGAGGGGGAAAAGTGGATTCTTTTAAATGCATCGATCGATTTGCCTACTCAATTAGCTCTTCATTTAGAACTGGTGCCTCCCGGTCTTGAAATTCGTTCTTCTCCATTTGCTGCTATTATTCTAACTGATGGACAGATTGATCATGCCTCTGGCCTTCTTTCTTTGCGTGAAGGCAAAGAAATTGAGATTGTTTGTTCTGACAGCACTTGGGATCTAATTTCTGAACACTATCCAATTGCTCGAATCTTGTCTTCCTATGTTCGATTGAAACGAAGCTCTTTCCCAATAAAAATAGGCTCGTTGCTTTTTGATGCTTTTGAGTTACCGGGAGGGCCACCACCATATGCAAAAAGAGAGCCGCGACCAGGTGATGTGATTGCGGTAAGTATCGAAGATGAATCTGGTTTAAAAGTTGTTTATTGCCCTGCTTTGCCATCGATAAGTAGCAGTTTAGAAGAATTTATTCAGGAAGCCGAATGCCTGTTTGTCG
Coding sequences within:
- the pqqB gene encoding pyrroloquinoline quinone biosynthesis protein PqqB is translated as MEVIVLGSGAGGGIPQWNCLCPNCVRARMEIKEKKEVFSFRRTQSSIAVRMEGEKWILLNASIDLPTQLALHLELVPPGLEIRSSPFAAIILTDGQIDHASGLLSLREGKEIEIVCSDSTWDLISEHYPIARILSSYVRLKRSSFPIKIGSLLFDAFELPGGPPPYAKREPRPGDVIAVSIEDESGLKVVYCPALPSISSSLEEFIQEAECLFVDGTFWSENELLLWNIKEKKASEMGHIPVGGENGSLSWLSTLQIPKKIYIHINNTNPMLDPDSAQAKAVRSLGIEIAYDGMKLLL